In Micromonospora cremea, the genomic window TCAACCTGTCGGACCTGAAGACCGAGTCGGACTACGTCCGTACGAAGATCGCCGCGTACCTCAACGACCTGCTCTCCCTCGGCGTGGACGGGTTCCGCCTCGACGCCAGCAAACACATGCCGGCAGCCGACATCGCCGCCATCAAGGGCAAGCTCTCCCGCTCCGCGTACATCGTGCAGGAGGTCATCCACGGCGCCGGTGAGCCGATCCAGCCGACCGAGTACACCGGCAACGGTGACGTGCACGAGTTCCGCTACGGCAAGGACCTGGCCCGGGTGTTCCGCTCGGAGCGGTTGGCGTACCTGCGCAACTTCGGCGAGGGCTGGGGGCACCTGCCCACCGGGCCCTCCTCGGTGTTCGTAGACAACCACGACACCCAGCGCGACGCCGGCGGGGTCCTCACCTACCGGGACCGCGGGATCTACGCCCTCGCGAACGCCTTCATGCTGGCCTGGCCGTACGGCTCGCCGACCGTCATGTCCAGCTACACCTTCAGCAACCGGGACGCCGGCCCGCCCTCGGACGGCGCCAACAAGACGTTGAACACCACCTGCTACTCGGGTTGGGAGTGCGAGCACCGCTGGCCGGTGATCGCCAACATGGTCGGCTTCCGCAACGCCACCGAGGGCGCCGGCGTGGCGAACTGGTACGACAACGGCAACAACCACATCGCGTTCAGCCGCAGCGGCAAGGGTTTCCTCACGGTCAACGACGAGGACTCCGCGGTGAACGGGCGCTCGTACTACACCGGGCTGCCCGCTGGTCGGTACTGCGACGTCGTCCACGGCACGTACGCGGGCGGCACGTGCAGCGGCCCGGTGATCACGGTGGACGGTAGCG contains:
- a CDS encoding alpha-amylase codes for the protein MHRRRRGSAILALGLVASLLVPTTVTAPPAVAAPSGGKKVIVQLFEWNWPSVASECQSTLGPKGYGYVQVSPPQEHVRGNQWWLAYQPVSYRIESRKGTRAQFQSMVNTCHAAGVKVVVDAVINHMSGQDAGGTGWAGSSYSHYDYPGIYQTQDFHHCGRNGGDDIANYKDRYEVQNCELVNLSDLKTESDYVRTKIAAYLNDLLSLGVDGFRLDASKHMPAADIAAIKGKLSRSAYIVQEVIHGAGEPIQPTEYTGNGDVHEFRYGKDLARVFRSERLAYLRNFGEGWGHLPTGPSSVFVDNHDTQRDAGGVLTYRDRGIYALANAFMLAWPYGSPTVMSSYTFSNRDAGPPSDGANKTLNTTCYSGWECEHRWPVIANMVGFRNATEGAGVANWYDNGNNHIAFSRSGKGFLTVNDEDSAVNGRSYYTGLPAGRYCDVVHGTYAGGTCSGPVITVDGSGWFAANVPAHDAVAIHVGARV